Proteins from one Coffea arabica cultivar ET-39 chromosome 8c, Coffea Arabica ET-39 HiFi, whole genome shotgun sequence genomic window:
- the LOC113705859 gene encoding uncharacterized protein, translated as MECLRSVSYSFNINGEVREYANPRRGIRQGDPLSLYLFLLCSEGFSNLIRKAASNRKLLGMRISRHGPSITHLFFADDSLIFYKANMDQATELTRVLQVYALRSSQLINLDKSSILLSKNVRPELMHEICQTTGNMQRVSQGKYLGLPMVVSRTKEQIFAFVKTNIQQRILKWKNRFLSAAGKEIMLKSVALAMPTYTMSCFKVPSRLCKEISSLMSNYWWGKANGKNKVHWCSWRKLTQNKNMGGLGFKDLEAFNTALLGKQVWRLITQPNLLVNQVMKAKYFPWTSIFRCKVPNNASWIWRSLVGARELVEQGTRRKIGNGKNKNIWEDSWIPDTSNGRVTTRRAMDNGLQKVEELICQKRWNRNLVFQNFNREDADRILSIPISLSGREDSHFWIHGVDGNYSVNSGYKVQALNNDNKQKRNQMEGSTMRDTIYGKIKVGDPICKRCGEERETIEHALLNCSEAKQTWKLAPIQWKGMMEQHGSFKRWWISIAEARHRPEGWQHISLSVHILWQIWKDRNEVEFNGKKNQPWRTIQKAQEDWLEFGEIDKRETRMSTEETEALHQNNQ; from the exons ATGGAGTGCTTAAGATCTGTATCCTACTCTTTTAATATAAATGGGGAGGTTAGAGAATATGCGAACCCCAGAAGAGGAATCAGACAAGGGGACCCTCTATCCCTTTATCTATTTCTACTTTGTTCTGAGGGATTTTCCAACCTGATCAGGAAGGCTGCATCAAATAGGAAGCTCTTAGGGATGAGGATAAGCAGACATGGACCTAGTATTACACATCTGTTCTTTGCAGATGATTCATTGATCTTTTACAAAGCAAATATGGATCAGGCAACTGAGTTAACGAGGGTGCTGCAAGTGTATGCCTTGCGGTCAAGCCAACTGATAAATCTGGATAAGTCTTCCATACTGTTAAGTAAGAATGTGAGGCCAGAATTGATGCATGAGATTTGTCAAACCACGGGGAACATGCAAAGAGTAAGTCAAGGCAAGTACCTCGGATTACCAATGGTAgtatcaagaacaaaagagcAGATTTTTGCATTTGTCAAGACAAACATACAacagagaattctcaagtggaAAAATAGATTCTTAAGTGCAGCAGGAAAGGAAATAATGCTTAAATCAGTAGCTCTAGCTATGCCTACGTACACTATGTCCTGCTTCAAGGTTCCATCTAGATTGTGTAAGGAAATCAGTTCACTAATGTCAAACTATTGGTGGGGAAAGGCCAATGGAAAGAATAAAGTACACTGGTGCTCCTGGAGGAAGCTCACTCAAAACAAGAACATGGGAGGCTTAGGCTTCAAAGACTTGGAGGCATTTAATACGGCACTACTAGGAAAACAGGTATGGAGGCTGATAACACAACCTAACCTTCTAGTCAATCAAGTTATGAAGGCAAAATACTTTCCCTGGACCTCCATATTCAGGTGCAAAGTCCCAAACAATGCATCCTGGATATGGAGGAGCCTTGTGGGAGCTAGAGAGCTGGTGGAACAAGGGACCAGAAgaaagattggcaatggaaaaaacaaaaatatatggGAAGATAGCTGGATCCCAGATACATCAAATGGAAGAGTGACAACCAGGAGAGCTATGGACAATGGACTTCAGAAAGTGGAAGAGCTGATTTGCCAGAAGAGATGGAACAGGAATTTggttttccaaaatttcaacagAGAAGATGCAGACAGGATCCTGAGTATACCAATAAGCTTATCAGGAAGGGAAGATAGCCATTTTTGGATACATGGGGTAGATGGAAATTACTCAGTCAATTCAGGGTATAAGGTGCAGGCTCTTAACAATGATAACAAGCAGAAAAGAAACCAGATGGAGGGCTCTACAA TGAGAGACACCATCTATGGCAAAATCAAAGTTGGGGATCCCATTTGCAAGAGATGTGGAGAGGAAAGGGAGACGATTGAACATGCACTTTTGAACTGCAGTGAAGCAAAACAGACATGGAAGTTAGCCCCAATCCAATGGAAAGGAATGATGGAACAGCATGGAAGTTttaaaagatggtggatatcaATTGCAGAAGCCAGACACAGACCAGAAGGATGGCAACATATTTCTTTATCTGTCCATATTCTCTGGCAGATATGGAAAGATAGGAATGAGGTGGAATTCAATGGAAAGAAAAACCAGCCATGGAGGACAATACAGAAGGCACAGGAGGATTGGTTAGAATTTGGGGAGATAGATAAAAGGGAAACTAGGATGAGCACAGAGGAAACAGAAGCACTACATCAAAACAATCAGTAG